From the Lycorma delicatula isolate Av1 chromosome 4, ASM4794821v1, whole genome shotgun sequence genome, the window GAATTGTAAAAGCTTCTCGAagtaaaacaattactttttgaGCAGTAAACTTCATCTGTAAAGactgtaaaacatttattctatagaagttgtttcataatttttaccttGAAATGCTTTGCCAAAATGCAActggattaaataaattaaactgattaCTCTCCCCCTATGTAATCTCTACAAAACagtttttgattttcttaaatattatggaattaggttttttgttttagatgGCATTGATTGTTATGGTTATTAGCCACTAAAAAATCCTAACAGGATGCACTCAGCCTTTATTAAGTTTGATGATCTGTGGGAGTAAGATTATTAAACAAGATTCAGAGTTGACTGGATTTGAATCCTAGTCATATTCCTGCATTTCatgtgataaaaaatttagattctaTTTTTCCATGGGTATGCTGGCTTCTAGATCAGCTGGTCTTAAGTTCAATTCCCACCAAGGATTtgtcaatattatttcttatttcatccATCTCACTTTCTCATTAAAATACCTGCAGGAACATTTTGTAAGATGTAGTAATATAGTCTGGTTTTGGTTTTTTGTATGTACACCTATCAATTTTTGATGTCTTACTCCATTAGATGTTCCAGCTGTTATAAATCATCAGGttgacttaattattattttagaaagttttttactTATATAGATTTAAGAAGTTGACTAATTTACTCTTATGTTAGcattctaataaactaatttactcCTACTACTAACATTCCAAGACTCATTGAGTAAtgccctctcattttctgttaTTACCACTGTTATAGAGTCAAGTTCACCTTGTAGGTCAATGCTAAAACAACATTTAGTAATTGAacttttaacagcagaaaaagtaAACACTAGTGACATTCATGGTTGTCTAAGTGCTGTTTATGATGATAAAACTGTTGATCAAAATACTGTGAGTAGGTGGGCAGTAAAGATTTGTGCTTCAGAAGCTGCTTCATTGAACATTGAGAATGATTCTCTCGGTGATCAACCAGTTTTtgtgactgatgagaagcacTAAAAGGAGGTgatgaattgattttaaaatgacTGCTGCATTACACAATGCATCAGCACCCAGCATATCAGAATAATGAATAGATAGATGTATTATTGGACAGCTGGGCAAccataaaataaatctgttccGGTGGGTACCAATGCAAACTCAGAAAAGAGAAGTAACAAAAGGAATGTTGAGAACAGCTTTGAAACTATATCATAATGAGGGAGATGACTTCTTTCAATATTATGACAAAACTTAGGTGAATCAATAAGACCCAGAAGAAAAATGGCAGATCATGGAATATTGGCACTATGATTCATCACTATCAAAAAAAATTCAGGAtaactttctgtaaaaaaattttcttgacaGTGTTCTTGAATTCCAAACATGTATGTGAATGACTACGTGGGTGCTGAGTCTGCTAGAAATTCTGTCCAACACATAGTGAAATTAAAACACCTTAGGAGATGTGCGAGTCATTTTCAACAATCGATGTCAAATTCTTGTCCACAATAATTTTCGGCCACACACATTGCATGCATTTGTCAAGGCCCTTGTAAATTTTAACCTATTCCACATCCTCCATACTCATCAGATTTGGCTTTTATTTGTGTCTGTGATTAAAGAGGGATATTAATGATATTCCTGTCACCATGGATGATGAATTGAAGGATGCAATGAGGTCATGGATCAAAGAAAGCCTGCCAAAATTCTTCATTGACAGAATGAGATATTCACCATTAGGAAAAATGTGTAGCTTTAAATGTTACtgtttaaattgttaaagaataattactgGCAAAACAATGTAGAGtagtttttaaatacaatgatTTTCAACCCAGGTTAAACGAAGAaagaaaaaccttcttttttttttgtagttaactgaatatttttctgtAGCTGCTCCATttagtatttgtaaatttatttactttgtgttTCAATAATGTGAAATTTGTTGGTTAACTGACCTATTTACTGTATTTACTAATTCTTGCTTTCCTAGCATTTTTGCTCTAATGAAGTACATCACCTGGCAGGCCTATGTTCTCCTGCCTTTTCAAGTAAGTCATATATAAATATGACTTACttatataaatagatttcatattctaatatttgttaaatatgtctctaataaacagtatttctgatttttatttttactagtattttttaatatttgttacagtTCATTCCCAGATCATCGTATTGAAATATGTGtaggtgtatttaaaaaatttcatcttctTAAATACTTAGCAGAAACATTACAGGTGTGTGTTACAAGACAgttctttgttttttagttatgctttacattattaaataattgtttttacattgatattttaatggaaatattaatataagtattgtaaaaatttaaatattaaatatatttaaaattaacataagatAAAATATCTTAGTAAAGCATAAATTTATGAAACTGTTTTTTAAGctgttagatttcataagaaagctacctattgtaatgggtaccatgattcgacttccagaaaattttgacatatctttgaatttcacatcccccagaccccaaaaacagttagctcaaaagtttatatatatatatatatatatatatatatatatatatatatataaccccctgtaaatatttttgatatcacaaaccattggcccagggggttgaaaaaatggggttcaaagacaaaaaagaatcacatGTCCCTTAATAGGTGTTTTCACCTCCCTGATTCATGTGTTTTCTTCATACTcttgataaatgtaaacatatcccgtcattttcttattttttaataatgaaccagcTGTAAACttaagtatattattaatcataataacatATGACTtcactttcctttaaaatgtcaattaaacaacattactaattttatatctgttctagctagacagtatgtttaacatatatttaaaaatatgcatttacctaaagtatgaaattattgtgatttaatgtaATGGTTAATTAATTcagtgtaaatttaaaagtaaataatggaAGTGTAAATTATCCATAGTTTATTTATTCGGCAATTAGTTAGTGTATGCTATTACCACAACCAACATATTACACCGTGGCTGGAATGGTTGTACAATTGGCACAGCAATGAATCGATGTAAAGTggccgttagtcctctaaacattacctaaaacttttgtctgaagcaatttttgatataaccaacccttacggtaaggaataaccaaaatgttgctggaattggaattgtaagaagttggggcttgtcgtatgttatgaaatactttttcacatgcaaccattgtcgtatagactaaatttgaagttttgagtaaatctaaaatttttcttaacttgacggtggaaatcttttttatcccctacttagcaccattacaatctacctctgccttccagcatcccaaaagggattttttttattttagatttacttactataaaattatttctgttgttgAATGCTTAATTTTTgtcatgttaataatatttatttttattttcctgacagCTATATTTCTGGAACAGTTAATCTTTAAATCATTGAAAGTTAGTGTTCTGTTCCACTTGTGCCATcaggtgctgctacctagcggggGCTAGAGGCCCCATGGCAAGCCTGGTCAGGCGATCTGATCACGTGATGTCCTACTTCATAATACTGCAAGGAGTAGTCATTATGGTGTAGTGACTTTTATTCATTCGGTGCCCAAATTGTGCAAAGAGCAGTTGTGTTCCACGTTCAGTCTGAATggacatgttcggatgaacgcttattttagttttatagttattttattaagtcatatgttattcagtttaattatatgtcaagttatacattatatgtttaataagttCAAGTATATGTTATCGAAATTacaagatattaaataacaattcaataagcaacaaggtgttgtttcaattcatcatctatgaatatacagtccaaccttgctctaaaatctaccacaatgTGTTAACGGTCTTTAGAAGAGATCGTTTTGATACTTAGGTAGATAAAGATAAAGGCATGTCACTTTTAGCATAGCtggttgttaaaattaattcatatgttaaaattaattatatgtagtaAAGTTGTAAACGTACTTAAATAATATCCCAAacattgataatataaaaaaaaaagtaaccgtAACACTAATTTTCAAAACAGGTAGAGTAGTTATAGATCCATTCCtaagtaaaattgttataatattttgaagaatattttgaaaagaagaaaacatgGATACACTAGATGAAATTGCTAATTCcacgaaataaataattaactgtcttttataaacattaaagtcttgcaatttatttttgttgacttGGGAAAATCATTTAACTCATCTTACAAAAGTCTATTGGAGATGttgaaatatatagaaataattaacaagAAAGTATTGATCAAAAACCTCATAGATTGATCAAAAACCTGGATCAAGAAATATATGAGTAATGTGAATTATCTTAAGTTGTAGTTGTATAGGGTTTCTCAGTAAGTGTTCTTGGGCCTATTTTgctattaatttatgtaaacagTTTATCACCCATAACATGATAAGTTCTGcgaatatcttcttttttttttacaaaaaacctacattttccttcaaaatacttttcattaaGCTAATACATTTATTCAGTCTTTAATTCcattattcaaaacattttttaaattcatctgctGTGATGCCCAACTGCACCTTCcttgtatttttctttacttcagcCACATCAGCAACCTTTCAGGTTCCTCTTCATTCAcgggaacaaaaaaaattgcacaaaacTAAACCAGATAATAAGAAGGGTAGGACAAGggaatcatattttttgttaaccgCAAACTTTTGCACAATTTTTTCAGAACCTCCAAGTAGAAACCCTGATTAACAGTCTGACCTGGTGGAATGAATTCTGAATGCATCACCCCCTCTCacatcgaaaaaaaaaatgaacttatgaGCATTATCTTTTGATTTCACTTGATGAGAATTTTTTGGGTGAGGTGATGTTGCAGTCTTCCACTGGCTTGACTGTTATTTCTTTTCAAAGTCATGTACCATAGACCATGATTTGTCACCAGTAATGATCTTGGAAAAGAATTCTGGCTTAGTTTGTGATTGTTCTTTCAAAGCATGGCATGATCCAAGCTACCCTCTTTTTGCTAAGCAGGCAGTAGCCAAGGTACAAACTTTATAGTGACCCTTCTCATCCCCAAATTGTGTCTTCAGGCACAgttgcacaaatttttttgacattttcacCTGTTTGGGAAGTTGAAGGACATCCAGAATGAAGGTTGGTCAGCAATTGACATTTCACCTTTTTTGAAATACGAAGTTTTTACAGTTGAGTTTTCCCGTAGCAGTATCCTTGTTGTGATGTTGAAAACAGCACAACAGTAGTTTCAAGAAGCAAAACTTTACAGCCACGCAGTATTCGTTAAAGTCAGTTATGTCAAAAAATGAGAAGCAGGAGACAGCCTTCACAAAAAATTTCTCAGAAATCAGTCATAACCTTCCCAGGTAATGCTGCTTGACAAACTGTCACAGAAAAAGTTGCTTGATGCTTTTCTAGTGGGAGAACAGCATGCTACGAAAACTCTGCTCAGCACAGAACAATTACACTATTTTTGGGTACCTCCTTATAGGACTGAGCTGTATGAAGAAGTGGTTTGATAGTTTaactttgataataaatttggGAAAGATTTTCTTCAGTTTATGGTGTTTCTGTGAACTCATTGCATGATGGTTTTGTTTGGATCCCCCAATTTGCAGAATACAGAATTAGTCATACTGCAGTCAGAATTATGGTTATATCTGTATTATTGCGTTGCTCTCTTTTGTCAAATACAGCTCAACATCATAATTCACTGGTACCGCTCCTTTGTCAAGTATAACTTGACAATGAAATTTAGCACTCCTTTGTTGAGTATGGCTTAACATTTTCAAACTAACCACTGAGAAGCACAGTGTAGATTCATAAACGAACTGACATCTGTTTGTAAGATTGTAAGCCCACGTAATATTgatcgaataaaaaatatatcattttatactCAATTATGTTCTTAATGTGAGGTTATGTATTCCATGAGTCAACATGGCCAtcgaaaatgaatttaataataatagggaTTAAGATCCTGATTGTAATTTTGTACCATTTTGTATAGTTATAATGAAAGGGAAAGTAATGATAACGAAATAGATGAACCCCAATATAGGTCTACTCCTAACATTCCAGAGACCTGGGTTTACACCCAGAAAATGGTTTTCAGAAATattacattgtaaaaaattatcataaattaacatGTAAGccctattttttgattaaatgaaggtttttgaaaaaaatgtaattttttttacatatgcaattttatcatataaggtaaccagtcataaatataattaatagctGATAGGGAACTAAGTGATCAAAATATTGGGGACCAGTAGCATTACTTGATTTCATAATTGGAGGGTAAAGGGCTGAGAGAATGACAGTCATTTTACTCCTATTTAGGAATATTGATCAGAAAATGTAGTTAAACTACcatattgtgtttattattaaaaaattagaatctaCTGGTTATGGTGGTGGTAATCatgtaaaaagttaataaagatgATTTATTTTGCCCCAGTTTAGTTTTTGTTGCTGAGTGGGACTGTCTGTTGGAGTTCAGCACATTATATCACTTCACTTTATTAAATGtgcaaaaatacatattaaaataatactgaagaGACTGTGATTGTTCCAGTCTTATCAACTCTTTGAGCAATTTACAGTTTCCTTttactaaattcaaaaatattagtgGTTTTTACAGAAGCTGCAAGGTCTTGTTACAAGTATCACCTTTgctcaattaaattaatttaaagagacataaataattaagtaatcattcaatttaagtaataaatatttcttatcttaaattatttatgttggccattaaaatacattatatgagTTAATCGAATTATATAACATCAATTGGTACCAGTGAAATGGGCTCTAAAGTAGCTAATTaggtgttgtattttttttttttttaataacttagaaTTAGTTTCCTTAGcattattctgttttttcttataaatgataTGATGTTTAACCTACAGTATTTATTTACGTATGTTTATAGCAACAATAAAAACAAGCAAGTAGCAGcaggtattatattatatttttactagtatAAACAAGACTCCTCGCACAAGCTATTCTTTggtgaacaataaataataatgtaattgttttttgtatgtgttataatttaatttggcatttgtttgattattttctaataaatgataatattaaataatgttctgttgtaaataaataaatacagtcatAGAGCACATTTGCATTTACAAtgcattcaatatttttttaaatattttttttcttttaatttttaccttttacattATAAACTCATTTTAAAGAATGGTTAAAGTAGCTAAGCTACCATCTTAAGTTCCACTTCTAAGAATATTAAATCTAGAAATTAGatgtttcttagaattttttaattgttacaagtttttataaaaagaaggaaataatttcCTGATGACAGTAacctttatttgaattttatgagcatgttgaaagttttaatttaaaatattgtagttaattttttccatattactagtttaaaaaaaatatttttttagtaaattttgagtagttttttttaatctgtttgtatcagaaaaaaaattgtttatagaaaaGCTGTAATTTACACAAtatgataacttttatttttattttgtttcagaaattAATCTGTATAAGTGAAACTTCAATGGCAGTTATGAAAAAACTAGGTTGGAATAAGTTTTTCACAACTGATAAAAGTAGAACAAAAATATTTGCTCTGGAAATTGACATGATTGATATTAGATCACAATATcttaagtaaattcttttttttttacatacatgatAATTTTTTAGTGATGTATGAAgttttgattactattattttatctgtgattaaattattttaaaggctGTTACTATGACATGATGAACTAGTtactaaaatacaataataagaaGTACACATTTAATGTGAATATATATTTCTACCATTACATTACCTGtagttcatatttcatatttgtgTAGACACTTCTGTGACCTAATTAATTGTTCTTGGAGAGTGATTGTAAattgaaaggtaaaaaatgttCCTCTTAGCATCATACATATTGTTGCACTGTACtgtaaaagattgttttttattctattaggtTTGACAGTAAATTGTATGATTTCCCAACAGTCTACCATTGAGGAGTGGGGAGAATGAAAGATAGAAAGTACCTTGTAGCCCTTGTTTTACCATTCAGTCACAATGGAGTTGTGGACCGGTGCGCACCTTGCTTTTACAGTTTAAGcttattacaaaaacaatgtGGCTGTACAGCgagagttttaaaattattttaatatttctctcttaatattttaatgattcagTTTCTTCTGCCCACATAATAAAAGTGCGGGTTAAAATCTGTGAGAAAAAGGattcatactgaaaaaaattaattagtctgttctgtttattttttctatatcttgacataatttataaatttgtctattttgtgtgtgtgtgtgtgtgtgtgtgtgtgtgtgtgtgcacgcgcgtgcTTTCCTCATAATACAATCAGGTAGCAGtcatttgtaatttcattatttaagaagttaataatttaacctgaaaaatgtatgtataattttagaaattatataatttcatttctaaCTTTCCAAATTTGATTTCAAGGTTTTAACTATTTACTCTGATTCATGCATTTAACACCTagagtttcattttaattctttgtttccAAATGACCCACGGATGAAAAAGGCCTAATATCAGCTTGTTTTGTATACTGCTTCACACCTCAGTTGGGAAATTGTATTTATCAGAGAtagttatatttatgtacattgtCAATTTGTTGCAAAAAGAAATCTTAACTGCATCAAAACTTCATGGTAAGTGCTACATGGTTTTATCAGAACTGGTAAATGATTACATTGTAATATATTccaaattaaacatatttacaatagcAAACATCTCTCATTTAGCAAAAACTTTTGATGGatgaataaatcttatttattcaataacaaaactCTAGTCCTATACATATGTACTCATAGAATGTGCAGCAGTATTTGAGAGAAATTGaactcatttaaattataaatggttttatgcaataataatatactaaaccAAAAACAAGAATGGAATTACTCTGACATTctctttaaagaatttaaaaaatgtaaataactttcACAAATGtataaagacaaaaatttgaaaatcatacTAATCATTATTACTAAGCCCAGTCCCCTTCAAGGCCATATGAGATACTGCAGTGGCAGTCACACAGCATGACTCATCAAGATGGTCCTTGCTTTGCTTTGGATAGAGTAACCACATTGTAGGCTGATGGGATAATAGTTTGTTTTACTGTTTAGAACTCAGAACTCTTAATTTGTTATTACGTTTGTTGTTTTATgaccattattgttaaacaaattttaattactactttttatGAATTAGCAGAGTGTCTCATATCTTGTCAAATATCTAACCACTTTTTAATTAGTGTAAAgttatcatatttatttgaatttatcaatGAACTTACAGAATGTTGCATATTATCCTGTGACtttgttaataatttctttttgtttcagacaaaagaaaTTTGgaccaataaaattaattatcttaacaCCTTTGTTTGTTACATCATCAAATTTTGGTAGTGAACAgttcaaaaagtataaaaaaaatggagTCCATATTATACCTTACAGTGATCACAGTTGTTATACAGAGTTATATGACTTTATTTCCTCATTAAAACCAAAATCAATTGTACCAATATTTCAACCAACTTCTGATGTTAAATTATCTAATGTATTTACTGATATTAATAACAACGTAATTATTCCTAAAAATATCTTGAATTTGATTCAGAATAAATCACAGAGATCAGTTTTATACGATTCATCTCTTTCATCTTTTgatttaacttgtaaaaaaacaaaaaaggatgaTAATCATGATTTTGATGATAGTTgtgataaagcaaataaaataaattcttctctCTCAGTGAAAGATATGTCATTGAGTGAAAGTTGTTTAAATAACGTGGTGGATACTGGGATAAGATCTACATATCAAAGGAAACGTAAAGCTTCAGCTGGAGAAAATTCAAAAGGATTAGATGtattaagaagaagaaaattatgtaGTAATAAATCAAAAGTTTATGACTCTGATGAAACAAATTTAGATGAGAGAGAAAGTTTACCAAATAGAACTGCAGTTATatgtcataacaaaaaaatttgtaacaaagatCAACATAAGTATTATAATGAAGATAGACCATTTATTTCCGATTCAATGATTGTTCAGCATTCTTGTGAAATAGATAATGCAAATAAGGAACCTAATATTTCAAGTGAATCTCCAGAAGTAGTGTtccttttacaaaaaagaaatgttcaaaatataattgaaaataattcatgTAATTCCACTAATGATAATCGAAGAACATGTTTTTGTGCTGTGAAATCTTGTGAAAACGtagatgataaattaaatttctggaaAAGTAGAGGTGTAAATGGTACTCTacttaaaaatgaagattttttaaattcacttacccgtttaaacaaataaattatatatccatGTTATTTTATGTGGATAAAATAACATGGATAtgttaatcatataaaataacatatcaaaTAACATATGTCACAATTATTTCTATGATTAcctcattataataatttacaatcatattttagatttatataaattttaataaagtatttttaaagagaaaatatttctttttatatataaatatataatctatatttctATGAATTGCTTATGTATGAAAATGGACTAGAAGTAGTGACTGACTAAAAAACCACAAACCCAAACTGGTTgggtttgtgtttttttattaaaataaaaaatcaaatgaaaatggaCTAGAAAGAGTGACTGACTAAAAAATCACAAACCCAAACTGGttgggtttgtttttttttaattaaaaaataaaaaatcagtcattaaaataaaaaatcattcattgcCCTTTTTGTTCCAAGAAGGTGCAACaagataaaataacttaaaaattttaatatggggTTTTTCAGAGCAATAAAACATGAttgtgaaaattgaaataaaacaattgaaaatttgataaaaaaattgactaaaaaaatttgataaaaactgacttcacaaattttacctttcacttattctccttcccctttttcttttccAACTTCACCCTTTCCtgtttttctctttccacctttacCCCCTTTTTTCCTTTTGCCCGCACATAAATCAGTCCTTGGTCTTTAGCGGAACGAACAtacctgtttatatatatatattcaaaactgTTGTTCAAAAAGtatgtattcaaaaaattaagcAGAATGACACTATGAAACATTTTAGTGAAGGTTGGTTGGGTTGTTATCCAATTCCTTATCATACGATTGTATGTAGGCATGGGCACAAGTTTGGAGACATCCttcaaattagaaagaaaaaattttgaaatga encodes:
- the LOC142324140 gene encoding 5' exonuclease Apollo-like; protein product: MIGFVIPGTKICVDYWDDEDKNYLRFLTHAHENRIVGLNKFIKKVIYTSDISCWYLKDVLNLSNYKFVELSVGNSYEFNEGPDSRFTFEVTLIDANHCPGSVMFLFQGNFGTVLCTGDFRYTPDLLKNPALEKIAERKSLDILHFDNKFIGKHCDFPSKDVAKENILKLICSFPDHRIEICVGVFKKFHLLKYLAETLQKLICISETSMAVMKKLGWNKFFTTDKSRTKIFALEIDMIDIRSQYLKQKKFGPIKLIILTPLFVTSSNFGSEQFKKYKKNGVHIIPYSDHSCYTELYDFISSLKPKSIVPIFQPTSDVKLSNVFTDINNNVIIPKNILNLIQNKSQRSVLYDSSLSSFDLTCKKTKKDDNHDFDDSCDKANKINSSLSVKDMSLSESCLNNVVDTGIRSTYQRKRKASAGENSKGLDVLRRRKLCSNKSKVYDSDETNLDERESLPNRTAVICHNKKICNKDQHKYYNEDRPFISDSMIVQHSCEIDNANKEPNISSESPEVVFLLQKRNVQNIIENNSCNSTNDNRRTCFCAVKSCENVDDKLNFWKSRGVNGTLLKNEDFLNSLTRLNK